The following proteins are encoded in a genomic region of Tenebrio molitor chromosome 7, icTenMoli1.1, whole genome shotgun sequence:
- the LOC138134785 gene encoding cytochrome P450 9e2-like, whose amino-acid sequence MLLITLIILGTVLFSIYIIRIFSENVNYWRKKGVKYVKPLPLLGNMLPVVTGSQSFWTILLDVYRAFPNERYFGFFQFMTPVLIVRDPELIKSITIKNFENFVDHTGFLSSEADPIWGKNLFASEGERWRDLRQSLSPVFTSSKMRNMFILMDECAKQLVDYFKDKNQDITEVELKNVFTRYTNDTIATAAFGIKCDSFKDQNNEFLMKGYELSNFTGLNRFKFFLYGNFPKIASFLKLKIIEDRVANFFRSVVEETINLRIEKNIVRPDLIHFLILARKGKLKHEDYQNLPEAGFAAVKESNWGKSDDKVNFMSNEDITAQAVVFFLGGFDTASSLMAFTGLELALNPGIQRKLKDEIIRTHQECDGKITYEKLLSMKYLDMVISESLRKWPQAGFIDRKCTKTFTIEPEREGESPLTINKGDVCWIPVYALHLDPNYHPNPNQFDPKRFSDENKDKINGSTYLPFGIGPRNCIGSRFALLESKILLYYLLLEFDFVTTSKTQIPIKIRKDSALLLSENGFHVGLKRTENVH is encoded by the exons ATGTTGCTCATCACTTTAATTATTCTCGGAACAGTGTTATTTAGTATTTATATTATTcgaattttttcagaaaatgtAAACTATTGGAGAAAAAAAGGTGTGAAATATGTAAAACCTTTACCACTTCTTGGTAACATGCTGCCAGTGGTGACAGGTTCGCAGTCGTTCTGGACAATACTTTTAGACGTATACAGGGCTTTCCCAAACGAAAG ATACTTcggattttttcaatttatgaCTCCCGTGCTTATAGTAAGAGATccagaattaataaaatcgatTACGattaaaaatttcgaaaattttgttgaCCACACTGGATTTCTTTCATCTGAAGCTGACCCCATATGGGGCAAAAATTTGTTCGCCAGTGAAG GTGAAAGATGGAGAGACTTGCGACAATCATTAAGTCCTGTTTTTACCAGCAGCAAAATGCGCAATATGTTTATCTTAATGGACGAGTGCGCAAAACAGTTAGTTGACTACTTTAAAGACAAAAATCAGGACATCACAGAAGTGGAACTGAAGAATGTTTTTACAAGATACACCAACGATACAATTGCTACCGCAGCTTTTGGAATCAAATGCGATTCATTCAAAGACCAAAACaacgaatttttaatgaaaggtTACGAACTGTCTAACTTTACAGGTCTCAACAGGTTTAAGTTTTTCTTGTACGGTAATTTTCCCAAGATAGCATCA TTtcttaaattgaaaataatcgaGGATAGAGTTGCTAATTTCTTCAGGTCAGTTGTTGAGGAAACTATCAATTTACGCATCGAGAAAAATATTGTCCGCCCTGACTTAATCCACTTCCTAATTTTGGCAAGAAAAGGTAAACTAAAACACGAGGATTACCAGAACTTGCCCGAAGCTGGTTTCGCAGCTGTGAAAGAGTCAAACTGGGGTAAAAGCGACGACAAAGTAAACTTTATGTCAAACGAAGACATCACCGCACAAGCCGTTGTCTTTTTCCTCGGTGGTTTTGACACAGCCTCGTCTTTGATGGCGTTTACAGGCCTCGAGCTTGCCCTCAATCCTGGCATTCAAAGAAAACTCAAAGACGAAATTATTAGAACTCACCAAGAATGCGACGGCAAAATCACATACGAGAAACTTCTTAGCATGAAATACCTAGACATGGTGATTTCAGAATCGTTACGAAAGTGGCCTCAAGCAGGTTTCATAGATCGAAAATGTACAAAGACATTCACAATTGAACCCGAGAGGGAAGGGGAATCTCCACTGACAATCAACAAAGGAGATGTGTGTTGGATACCAGTTTATGCTCTTCATTTAGATCCGAATTACCACCCAAACCCGAATCAATTCGATCCTAAAAGATTCAGCGACGAAAACAAAGACAAAATAAATGGTTCTACGTATTTGCCTTTCGGGATTGGACCACGTAATTGCATCGGTTCTCGATTTGCCTTATTAGAGTCGAAAATTTTACTCTACTATCTTTTGCttgaatttgattttgtcaCCACAAGTAAAACTCAAATTCCcataaaaatcagaaaagaTAGTGCTCTGCTTCTGTCGGAAAATGGTTTCCACGTAGGACTCAAACGAACAGAGAATGttcactaa